The Thermococcus thermotolerans genome contains a region encoding:
- a CDS encoding pyridoxal phosphate-dependent aminotransferase produces MIRASERAMGIEYAIRDVVLPARELEKKGIKVIRLNIGDPGKFDFQPPKHMRDAYCKAIQDGHNYYGPSEGIPELREAIVERERKKNGVDITPDDVRVTAAVTEALQFIFGALLNPGDNILVPSPSYPPYTGLVRFYGGIANEYLTVEENGWQPDIDDMRKKIDERTKAIAVINPNNPTGALYEKKTIKEILDLAGEYDLPVISDEIYDLMTYEGKHVSPGSLTKDVPVIVMNGMSKVYFATGWRLGYFYYVDPENRLAEVREAIDKMARIRLCPNTPAQFAAIAGLTGPMDYLEEYMAKLKERRDYIYKRLSEIPGISTTKPQGAFYIFPRIEERSKWKSDKDFVLDALHEAHVLFVHGSGFGYAGEWHFRAVFLPPVEILEEAMNNFEAFMRRRLSE; encoded by the coding sequence ATGATTCGCGCATCCGAACGGGCCATGGGCATCGAATACGCCATAAGGGACGTTGTTCTCCCGGCGAGGGAACTTGAAAAGAAGGGAATAAAGGTAATAAGGCTCAACATAGGCGATCCGGGCAAGTTTGATTTTCAGCCGCCCAAACACATGAGGGACGCGTACTGCAAGGCCATCCAGGATGGGCACAACTACTACGGACCGAGCGAGGGAATACCCGAGCTGAGGGAAGCGATAGTGGAGCGCGAGAGGAAGAAGAACGGCGTTGACATAACTCCCGACGACGTCCGCGTTACGGCGGCTGTTACCGAGGCGTTGCAGTTCATATTCGGCGCCCTTCTCAACCCCGGCGACAACATCCTTGTCCCGAGTCCAAGCTATCCGCCTTACACGGGCCTCGTCAGGTTCTACGGCGGCATTGCCAACGAGTACCTCACGGTGGAGGAGAACGGCTGGCAGCCGGATATCGACGACATGAGGAAGAAGATAGACGAGAGGACAAAGGCCATAGCGGTCATCAACCCGAACAACCCAACGGGAGCGCTCTACGAGAAGAAGACGATTAAGGAGATACTCGACCTCGCCGGTGAATACGACCTGCCCGTGATAAGCGACGAGATATACGACCTCATGACATATGAGGGGAAGCACGTCTCCCCGGGTTCGCTCACGAAGGACGTCCCGGTCATAGTAATGAACGGTATGTCAAAGGTTTACTTCGCCACCGGCTGGCGTCTCGGCTATTTCTACTACGTTGACCCCGAGAACAGGCTCGCCGAGGTCAGGGAGGCTATAGACAAGATGGCCAGGATAAGGCTGTGCCCCAACACCCCGGCCCAGTTCGCCGCTATAGCGGGCCTGACGGGCCCGATGGATTACCTTGAGGAGTATATGGCCAAGCTCAAGGAGAGGAGGGACTACATCTACAAGCGCCTAAGTGAGATTCCAGGGATAAGCACCACCAAGCCTCAGGGAGCATTCTACATCTTCCCGAGGATAGAGGAGCGCTCCAAGTGGAAGAGCGACAAGGACTTCGTTCTGGATGCCCTCCATGAGGCCCACGTGCTCTTCGTCCACGGCTCCGGCTTTGGCTACGCCGGCGAGTGGCACTTCAGGGCAGTCTTCCTGCCGCCGGTTGAGATACTTGAGGAGGCTATGAACAATTTCGAGGCATTTATGAGGAGGAGGCTTTCTGAGTGA
- a CDS encoding LysO family transporter produces MNIFIPLIAGVLIGYLLRKKDRKVNVDYPMSVALLLLIFFMGVEAGKVRIDALWLLSSSVVFAALTIAGSVGIALIVGGRG; encoded by the coding sequence ATGAACATCTTTATCCCACTGATCGCGGGCGTTCTCATAGGCTACCTTCTCCGAAAGAAAGATCGCAAAGTGAACGTGGACTATCCCATGAGCGTCGCACTGCTGCTCCTGATATTCTTCATGGGGGTCGAGGCCGGGAAAGTGAGGATAGACGCCCTGTGGCTCCTAAGTTCATCCGTAGTATTCGCGGCCCTGACAATTGCGGGAAGCGTCGGAATCGCTCTCATCGTGGGGGGAAGGGGATGA
- a CDS encoding lysine exporter LysO family protein yields the protein MRFLIYVLLALVAGILTGHFYAPEFGNLYEIMLYLLILIIGIDLGQSFRLKEIRKLGRLAIKLPLGTLLGSLLGGLVASLLLGIELKWGLAIAAGCGWYSLTGPLIAQYSAVYGTLGFLANLTREIFTVLLYPIAIGRIRKELAVSMGGATTMDTTLPIMTKFGGSEVALIAFVHGFVLTALVPFVVPFILQF from the coding sequence ATGAGGTTTCTGATTTACGTCCTGCTCGCGCTGGTTGCCGGCATACTCACCGGACACTTCTATGCCCCGGAATTTGGCAACCTCTATGAAATCATGCTATACCTGCTGATACTGATAATCGGAATTGACCTGGGCCAGAGCTTTCGCCTGAAGGAGATTAGAAAACTCGGAAGGCTGGCCATAAAACTGCCCCTAGGCACCCTCCTGGGCTCGCTCCTGGGCGGCCTCGTCGCTTCCCTGCTCCTGGGAATAGAGCTTAAGTGGGGGCTGGCAATAGCGGCCGGCTGTGGCTGGTATAGTCTCACCGGGCCTTTGATAGCCCAGTATTCAGCCGTCTACGGCACCCTCGGCTTCCTTGCCAACCTGACAAGGGAGATATTCACAGTCCTCTTGTACCCCATCGCTATCGGAAGAATACGAAAGGAGCTTGCGGTCTCCATGGGTGGTGCCACAACCATGGACACGACGCTCCCGATTATGACGAAGTTCGGGGGCAGTGAGGTTGCGCTGATAGCCTTCGTTCACGGCTTCGTGCTCACCGCGCTGGTGCCGTTCGTGGTTCCATTCATACTACAGTTCTGA
- a CDS encoding HTH domain-containing protein, with the protein MAEVELVFKVLKEAGKPLKSKEIAELAGIDKKEVDKAIKILKKEGKIISPKRCYYAPAE; encoded by the coding sequence ATGGCTGAGGTTGAACTCGTTTTCAAGGTTTTGAAGGAGGCCGGAAAGCCCCTCAAGAGCAAGGAGATAGCCGAGCTCGCCGGAATCGATAAGAAAGAGGTTGACAAGGCTATCAAAATCCTCAAAAAGGAAGGCAAGATAATATCTCCAAAGCGCTGCTACTATGCCCCGGCGGAGTGA
- a CDS encoding 50S ribosomal protein L44e, whose amino-acid sequence MKYPKQIRTYCPYCKKHTIHKVEKVKKRPRSELSQGQRRFRRIMKGYRGFPRPNPAGREKPVKKLDLRFRCTVCGKAHTRGQGFRVKKFELVEV is encoded by the coding sequence ATGAAGTATCCGAAGCAGATAAGGACTTACTGCCCCTACTGTAAGAAGCACACTATCCACAAGGTCGAGAAGGTCAAGAAGAGACCGAGGAGCGAGCTCAGCCAGGGCCAGAGGCGCTTCCGCAGGATCATGAAGGGTTACCGCGGTTTCCCGAGGCCAAACCCGGCCGGAAGGGAGAAGCCTGTCAAGAAGCTCGACCTCCGCTTTAGGTGCACCGTCTGCGGCAAGGCCCACACCAGGGGACAGGGCTTCCGCGTTAAGAAGTTTGAGCTGGTGGAGGTGTGA
- a CDS encoding 30S ribosomal protein S27e has translation MALPKNLIPMPRSRFLRVKCIDCGNEQIVFSNPATTVRCLVCGATLVEPTGGKGVIKAKILEVLE, from the coding sequence ATGGCGCTCCCGAAGAACCTCATCCCGATGCCGAGGAGCAGGTTTCTCCGCGTCAAGTGCATCGACTGCGGCAACGAGCAGATAGTCTTTAGCAACCCTGCGACCACCGTTAGGTGTCTCGTCTGCGGTGCAACGCTCGTCGAGCCGACCGGTGGAAAGGGTGTCATCAAGGCCAAGATACTTGAGGTTCTTGAGTGA
- a CDS encoding translation initiation factor IF-2 subunit alpha has product MPRKAKEYPEEGEFVVATVKSIHPYGAFLKLDEYPGKEGFMHISEVASTWVKNIRDFVKEGQKIVAKVIRVDPSKGHIDLSLKRVNQQQRKAKLQEYKRAQKAENLLKMAAEKLGKDFETAWREVWVPLEEEYGEVYAAFEDAAQNGMEVLEELISEEWIEALKPIIEAYVEIPTVTIDAEFEITVPTPNGIEIIKEALIRARDRANEEKEIDVKFSYQGAPRYRIDITAPDYYKAEEVLEDIAEEILRVIKEAGGEATLIRKEKRIKKIKRRGA; this is encoded by the coding sequence ATGCCAAGGAAAGCCAAAGAGTATCCCGAAGAGGGAGAGTTTGTGGTCGCGACGGTCAAGAGCATTCACCCTTACGGTGCATTTCTCAAGCTCGACGAGTATCCGGGCAAGGAGGGGTTCATGCACATAAGCGAGGTCGCCTCAACGTGGGTCAAGAACATAAGGGACTTCGTCAAGGAAGGGCAGAAGATAGTCGCCAAGGTTATACGCGTTGACCCGAGCAAGGGGCACATAGACCTGAGCCTCAAGAGGGTGAATCAGCAGCAGAGGAAGGCCAAGCTCCAGGAGTACAAGCGCGCCCAGAAGGCCGAAAACCTGCTCAAGATGGCGGCCGAGAAGCTTGGTAAGGACTTCGAAACCGCCTGGCGCGAGGTCTGGGTCCCGCTCGAGGAGGAGTACGGAGAAGTATATGCCGCCTTTGAGGATGCCGCTCAAAATGGAATGGAAGTCCTCGAAGAGCTCATAAGTGAGGAATGGATTGAAGCTCTTAAACCGATCATAGAGGCCTACGTCGAGATACCCACGGTTACCATCGATGCCGAGTTCGAGATAACCGTCCCGACACCAAACGGGATAGAGATCATCAAAGAGGCCCTTATTCGAGCAAGAGACAGAGCCAACGAGGAGAAGGAGATAGACGTCAAGTTCTCCTACCAGGGGGCGCCGAGGTACAGGATTGACATAACCGCCCCGGACTACTACAAGGCCGAAGAGGTCCTTGAAGACATCGCCGAGGAGATACTGCGCGTTATAAAGGAAGCCGGCGGCGAGGCGACCCTCATCAGGAAGGAGAAGCGCATCAAGAAGATAAAGAGGAGAGGGGCATGA
- a CDS encoding RNA-protein complex protein Nop10: protein MRFRIRKCPECGRYTLRETCPVCGAKTKVAHPPRFSPEDPYGEYRRRLKREQLGIAGRD, encoded by the coding sequence ATGAGGTTCCGCATAAGGAAATGCCCCGAGTGCGGGCGCTACACCCTCAGGGAAACCTGTCCCGTCTGTGGGGCTAAAACCAAGGTGGCCCACCCGCCGCGCTTCTCGCCGGAAGACCCGTACGGCGAGTACCGGAGAAGGCTCAAGCGCGAGCAGCTGGGCATAGCAGGGAGGGATTGA
- a CDS encoding proteasome assembly chaperone family protein, giving the protein MKESVIHVYERPELRDPVFIEGLPGIGLVGKLAAEHLIQELNAVKFADLYSPHFMHQVLIKKNSVVELMKNEFYYWKNPDENGRDIIIITGDQQVPPTDSPGHFEVVGKMLDFVNEFGVREIITMGGYQVPELQREPRVLAAVTHEELVEHYQRRLEGCSVDVIWREDEGGAIVGAAGLLLGMGKLRSMYGISLLGESLGYIVDAKAAKSVLLAVTKILGLELDMTALEERAKETEEILRKVQEMQRAMLEQQMPPTPEEEDRGYL; this is encoded by the coding sequence ATGAAGGAGTCAGTTATCCATGTCTATGAGAGGCCCGAACTCAGGGACCCGGTCTTCATAGAGGGCCTCCCCGGGATAGGCCTGGTCGGAAAGCTAGCCGCGGAGCACCTCATCCAGGAACTCAACGCGGTCAAGTTCGCAGACCTTTACTCACCGCACTTCATGCACCAGGTTCTCATCAAGAAGAACTCCGTCGTCGAGCTCATGAAGAACGAATTCTACTACTGGAAGAACCCTGACGAGAATGGCAGGGACATCATAATCATCACCGGCGACCAGCAGGTTCCGCCCACCGACAGCCCCGGCCACTTCGAGGTCGTTGGAAAGATGCTGGACTTTGTCAACGAGTTCGGCGTCCGCGAGATAATCACAATGGGTGGCTACCAGGTGCCCGAGCTCCAGAGGGAGCCGAGGGTTCTCGCTGCCGTGACCCACGAGGAGCTGGTTGAGCACTATCAGAGAAGGCTTGAGGGATGCAGCGTTGACGTCATCTGGCGCGAGGACGAGGGGGGAGCCATAGTCGGTGCCGCCGGTTTGCTCCTTGGCATGGGCAAGCTCCGTTCGATGTACGGTATAAGTCTTCTCGGAGAGAGCCTTGGCTACATTGTGGATGCCAAAGCCGCAAAGTCCGTCCTCTTAGCTGTGACCAAAATCCTTGGTCTTGAGCTCGACATGACCGCCCTGGAAGAGCGCGCCAAGGAGACGGAGGAGATACTCAGGAAGGTCCAGGAGATGCAGAGGGCCATGCTGGAGCAGCAGATGCCCCCCACCCCGGAGGAAGAGGATAGGGGCTACCTCTGA
- a CDS encoding energy-coupling factor ABC transporter permease, with the protein MHIPDGLLSTPVIVITYAITIAGIAYAAKKLRNFPEEKIPLLGLFAAGIFAAQMVNFPIIGGVSGHLLGATLVAIVLGPYAAVIVMTAVLLIQTLLFGDGGITAIGANILNMGLIGAFIGYTVYTKLKSISETFAIALASWLSVVLGATLAAVEIGLSHSLPFLKVLTLMAGYHSIIGIGEAILTVLIVYAVRAKLPSIEGVPA; encoded by the coding sequence TTGCATATCCCCGACGGACTGCTGAGCACGCCGGTAATAGTGATTACCTACGCAATAACGATAGCCGGGATAGCCTATGCAGCTAAAAAGCTCAGGAACTTCCCGGAGGAGAAGATACCCCTCCTGGGCCTCTTCGCGGCCGGGATCTTCGCGGCGCAGATGGTCAACTTCCCGATAATAGGAGGGGTAAGCGGCCACCTGCTCGGGGCTACGCTGGTTGCCATAGTGCTCGGGCCATACGCGGCGGTAATAGTCATGACCGCGGTTCTGCTCATACAGACGCTACTCTTCGGCGACGGCGGAATAACCGCGATAGGGGCCAACATCCTCAACATGGGGCTTATTGGAGCCTTCATAGGCTACACAGTTTACACGAAGCTCAAGAGCATCAGCGAGACCTTTGCTATAGCCCTCGCCTCATGGCTCTCCGTTGTCTTAGGGGCAACCCTAGCGGCGGTTGAAATAGGTCTCAGCCACAGTCTCCCCTTCCTCAAGGTCCTCACCCTGATGGCAGGCTACCACTCGATAATCGGAATCGGCGAGGCGATACTCACCGTCCTGATAGTCTACGCCGTAAGGGCAAAGCTTCCATCAATTGAGGGGGTGCCCGCATGA
- a CDS encoding PDGLE domain-containing protein → MRTIFKGLIIIAVVLAIVLPLASSNPDGLEATMEKVGLEENPVYQAPLDYGETWGQSVVMGLLGIGLTFVVGYGLAKLAKGA, encoded by the coding sequence ATGAGGACGATTTTTAAAGGTCTGATAATCATAGCCGTCGTGCTGGCCATAGTGCTGCCCCTCGCATCGAGCAACCCCGATGGACTGGAAGCAACGATGGAAAAGGTCGGCCTTGAGGAGAACCCGGTCTATCAAGCGCCCCTCGATTACGGTGAAACCTGGGGCCAGAGCGTGGTCATGGGCCTGCTTGGCATTGGACTGACCTTTGTGGTTGGCTACGGACTGGCAAAGCTCGCCAAGGGTGCCTGA
- a CDS encoding energy-coupling factor transporter transmembrane component T family protein yields MYLPFIFLYAIGVVTRKSPTELAYFGLLFLAVILIMRPKRSLFKKLGFLLGFEGLLFLMALFNPGEPLLETPIGPITHEGIYSFFMLLGKAFLSAGTALVVTNSVGFSRILAEMEALRFPRILTLTLAFTYRYLDLFTDEATRMKRALDSRAFGVGKGEYYRKLGSLIGEVFVRAYLRNGRIYRAMLARGFGEFPSLEEPRPNAKTATLALLALGGLLI; encoded by the coding sequence GTGTATCTGCCCTTCATTTTCCTTTATGCAATTGGGGTTGTGACGAGAAAGAGCCCAACGGAGCTGGCCTATTTTGGACTCCTTTTCCTGGCGGTTATCCTCATCATGAGACCAAAGAGGAGCCTTTTCAAAAAGCTCGGCTTCCTCCTCGGCTTTGAGGGGCTTCTGTTCCTCATGGCGCTATTCAACCCCGGAGAGCCACTCCTGGAAACACCAATCGGCCCGATAACCCACGAAGGGATATACTCATTCTTCATGCTCCTCGGAAAAGCCTTTCTCTCCGCGGGAACGGCCCTCGTCGTGACTAACTCCGTTGGTTTTTCGAGGATTCTTGCCGAGATGGAAGCGCTGAGGTTCCCGCGGATACTCACGCTAACCCTGGCGTTCACCTACCGCTACCTTGACCTCTTCACGGACGAGGCAACGAGAATGAAGCGCGCCCTGGACTCAAGGGCGTTTGGTGTGGGAAAGGGGGAGTACTACAGGAAACTCGGCTCCCTCATCGGTGAAGTGTTCGTCCGGGCGTACCTCAGAAACGGAAGGATATACAGAGCCATGCTCGCCAGGGGCTTCGGGGAGTTTCCCAGCCTGGAAGAGCCGAGACCCAATGCAAAGACCGCAACCCTGGCCCTGCTCGCGTTAGGAGGTCTGCTGATATGA
- a CDS encoding energy-coupling factor ABC transporter ATP-binding protein: MIELKDIHFSYSGREVLRGITLTIERGELFGFLGPNGAGKSTLMLHLNGILRPKKGRVIVDGLDPSKKPKEVRRKVGIVFQDPNDQLFSPTVFEDVAFGPYNLGLRGEELRERVMWALEKVGMLEYAERETKELSFGEKKRIAIATVLAMEPEVIAFDEPFANLDFKGKKIMRKLITELRAEGKTVILASHEADYLALCDRIALMDGGRIVTVGTPEEILGNPELLREHNLDVPPLAELFLSLGLPVPRSVEEGRKLLEEWKGR; encoded by the coding sequence ATGATAGAACTGAAGGATATCCACTTCTCCTACTCAGGCCGAGAAGTGCTTAGGGGGATAACCCTCACGATTGAGAGGGGAGAACTGTTCGGCTTCCTCGGGCCGAACGGAGCGGGAAAGAGCACCCTCATGCTGCACCTCAACGGCATACTCAGGCCGAAGAAGGGCAGAGTCATTGTGGACGGCCTTGACCCTTCAAAAAAGCCGAAGGAAGTACGGAGAAAGGTCGGGATAGTCTTTCAGGATCCCAACGACCAGCTTTTCTCACCGACCGTGTTCGAGGACGTGGCCTTCGGCCCATACAACCTGGGTCTAAGGGGAGAGGAGCTGAGGGAGCGCGTCATGTGGGCGCTTGAAAAGGTGGGGATGCTCGAATACGCTGAGAGGGAAACCAAGGAGCTGAGCTTCGGCGAGAAGAAGAGAATAGCGATAGCCACGGTTCTGGCTATGGAGCCAGAGGTGATAGCCTTCGATGAGCCATTCGCCAACCTCGACTTTAAAGGCAAGAAGATCATGAGGAAACTGATAACGGAGCTTAGGGCTGAGGGGAAGACGGTAATACTGGCCTCCCACGAGGCGGACTACTTAGCCCTGTGCGACAGGATAGCACTGATGGATGGGGGGAGAATAGTCACCGTCGGAACGCCCGAGGAGATACTCGGGAATCCGGAGCTTCTGAGGGAACACAACCTTGACGTGCCCCCGTTGGCAGAGCTCTTCCTTAGCCTTGGCCTGCCGGTTCCGAGGAGTGTTGAGGAAGGAAGAAAACTGCTGGAAGAGTGGAAAGGCCGATAG
- the glmM gene encoding phosphoglucosamine mutase — MGRLFGTFGVRGIANEDITPEFALKMGMAFGTMLKREGRERPLVVVGMDTRVSGEMLKGALISGLLSVGCDVIDVGFAPTPAIQWATNHFNADGGAVITASHNPPEYNGIKLLEPNGMGLKKEREAVVEEVFFNEDFERARWDGIGKVREEDIIRPYIEAIKARVDVEAIKKRRPFVVVDTSNGAGSLTLPYLLRELGCRVVSVNAHPDGHFPARNPEPNEENLKGFMEIVKALGADFGVAQDGDADRAVFIDENGRLIQGDKTFALVADAVLKENGGGLLVTTIATSNLLDDIAKRNNAEVMRTKVGDLIVARALLEQDGTIGGEENGGVIFPDFVLGRDGAMTTAKIVEIFAKSGKKFSELIDELPKYYQFKTKRKVDGDRKAIVAKVAELAKARGHTVDTTDGTKVLFPDGWVLVRASGTEPIIRVFSEAKSEEKAEEYLNLGLELLEKVIEG, encoded by the coding sequence ATGGGGAGGCTGTTCGGTACCTTCGGTGTCCGCGGAATTGCCAACGAGGATATAACCCCGGAGTTTGCCCTAAAGATGGGCATGGCCTTCGGGACGATGCTCAAACGGGAGGGGAGGGAAAGACCCCTGGTAGTGGTTGGCATGGACACCCGCGTCAGCGGGGAGATGCTCAAGGGCGCGCTTATAAGCGGCCTTCTCAGCGTCGGTTGCGACGTTATAGATGTCGGCTTCGCCCCCACACCCGCAATCCAGTGGGCCACCAACCACTTCAACGCCGACGGCGGGGCAGTTATAACTGCCAGTCACAATCCGCCGGAGTACAACGGCATAAAGCTGCTTGAACCCAACGGTATGGGGCTGAAAAAGGAGAGGGAAGCGGTAGTTGAGGAAGTTTTCTTCAATGAGGATTTTGAGAGGGCAAGATGGGACGGGATAGGTAAAGTCAGGGAGGAAGACATCATCAGGCCCTACATCGAGGCGATAAAGGCTCGCGTGGACGTCGAGGCAATAAAGAAGCGCCGCCCGTTCGTCGTCGTTGACACCTCCAACGGTGCCGGAAGCCTTACCCTCCCGTACCTTCTGCGCGAGCTTGGATGCAGGGTCGTCAGCGTCAACGCCCATCCGGACGGCCACTTCCCGGCCAGAAACCCGGAGCCGAACGAGGAGAACCTGAAGGGTTTCATGGAAATTGTAAAGGCCCTCGGTGCCGACTTTGGGGTTGCCCAGGACGGCGACGCCGACAGGGCTGTGTTCATAGACGAGAACGGCAGGCTCATACAGGGCGACAAGACCTTTGCGCTTGTTGCAGACGCGGTTCTGAAGGAAAACGGGGGAGGCCTTCTAGTTACCACCATCGCGACCTCGAACCTCCTCGACGATATAGCCAAGAGAAACAACGCGGAAGTCATGAGAACCAAAGTTGGAGACCTCATCGTGGCGAGGGCTCTCCTTGAGCAGGACGGGACTATCGGTGGCGAGGAGAACGGCGGCGTTATCTTCCCGGACTTCGTCCTCGGCAGGGACGGGGCGATGACGACGGCAAAGATAGTCGAGATCTTCGCAAAATCAGGCAAGAAGTTCAGCGAGCTGATAGATGAGCTGCCGAAGTACTACCAGTTCAAGACGAAGAGAAAGGTGGATGGAGACAGGAAGGCTATAGTTGCCAAGGTCGCCGAGCTTGCCAAAGCGAGGGGCCACACCGTGGACACCACGGACGGAACCAAGGTGCTATTCCCCGACGGCTGGGTTCTTGTAAGGGCAAGCGGAACGGAGCCGATAATCAGAGTCTTCAGTGAGGCGAAGAGCGAGGAGAAGGCCGAGGAGTACCTCAACCTGGGACTTGAGCTCCTAGAGAAGGTAATTGAGGGTTGA
- a CDS encoding mannose-1-phosphate guanylyltransferase/mannose-6-phosphate isomerase produces the protein MKTLILAGGKGTRLWPLSRELMPKQFIRMFDEYSLFQKTVQRALAFSKSDEIFVVTNDMYRFRVLDDLRELGLELPEDNILLEPKGKNTLPAIFWGIRRIEEAFGDSVVAVLPSDHLIDANENYVKAFRNAEKLARDYLVTFGVKPTKPHTGYGYIKPGEKLEGGYLVAEFKEKPDLETAKRYVENGYYWNSGMFMFDTRIFIEEVKKHAPDVYEAFEKAESVEKAYELVPEVSVDYGVMEKTDRAAVVPLNVYWNDLGSFDAIYEVMEKDESGNAVKVGGRKGYHVGVNSRNNLVMTSRLTATVGVEDLIIIDTDDALLVAHRGEGQRVKEVYKRLKEMNDERVMVHRTAYRPWGSYTVLEEGDRYKIKRLTVLPGKKLSLQMHYHRSEHWVVVRGTAKVRVGEKEILLRPGESTFIPAGVVHRLENPGKVVLEVIETQIGEYLDEDDIVRFEDDFGRE, from the coding sequence ATGAAGACTCTGATTCTGGCTGGAGGGAAGGGAACGAGGCTGTGGCCCCTCAGCAGGGAGCTGATGCCCAAACAGTTCATAAGGATGTTCGATGAGTACTCTCTCTTTCAGAAGACCGTCCAGAGGGCTCTTGCGTTTTCCAAATCGGACGAGATTTTTGTGGTCACCAACGATATGTACCGGTTCCGCGTTCTCGATGACCTGAGGGAGCTGGGACTTGAATTGCCAGAGGACAACATTCTCCTTGAGCCAAAAGGAAAGAACACCCTGCCGGCCATATTCTGGGGAATACGAAGAATCGAGGAGGCCTTTGGTGACTCAGTAGTGGCCGTGCTTCCATCGGACCACCTGATAGACGCCAACGAGAACTATGTAAAAGCCTTCAGAAACGCGGAGAAGCTCGCCAGGGACTACCTCGTGACCTTTGGGGTAAAGCCGACCAAGCCGCACACCGGCTACGGGTACATAAAACCGGGGGAGAAGCTTGAGGGTGGCTACCTTGTGGCGGAGTTCAAGGAAAAGCCGGATCTTGAGACGGCGAAGCGCTACGTTGAGAACGGCTACTACTGGAACAGCGGCATGTTCATGTTCGACACACGGATTTTCATTGAAGAGGTTAAGAAGCATGCCCCAGATGTCTACGAGGCCTTTGAAAAGGCCGAGAGCGTTGAGAAGGCCTACGAGCTGGTTCCCGAGGTCTCGGTGGACTACGGCGTCATGGAGAAGACGGACAGAGCAGCAGTGGTTCCCCTCAACGTCTACTGGAACGATCTGGGTAGCTTCGACGCCATCTACGAGGTAATGGAGAAGGACGAGAGCGGGAACGCCGTCAAGGTCGGTGGCAGAAAGGGCTACCACGTTGGCGTTAACTCCCGCAACAACCTTGTGATGACGAGCCGTCTAACGGCGACGGTAGGGGTGGAAGACCTCATTATCATAGACACCGACGATGCCCTACTCGTTGCCCATCGCGGCGAAGGGCAGAGGGTGAAGGAGGTCTACAAACGCCTTAAGGAGATGAACGATGAGCGCGTAATGGTCCACAGGACGGCCTACAGGCCCTGGGGAAGCTACACCGTTCTGGAGGAGGGAGACAGATACAAGATAAAGCGCCTGACGGTTCTGCCGGGCAAGAAGCTCTCCCTTCAGATGCACTACCACCGCTCGGAGCACTGGGTCGTCGTCAGGGGCACCGCAAAGGTTCGCGTCGGGGAGAAGGAAATTCTCCTCCGGCCAGGAGAGAGCACCTTCATACCCGCGGGTGTCGTTCACAGGCTTGAGAACCCGGGCAAGGTCGTTCTTGAGGTCATCGAGACCCAGATCGGGGAGTATCTGGATGAGGATGATATAGTTCGTTTTGAAGACGATTTCGGGAGGGAGTGA